A window from Nitrosopumilus adriaticus encodes these proteins:
- a CDS encoding CFI-box-CTERM domain-containing protein, giving the protein MKYLFALLIIPLLLVPAFAESQTLPTEKGTLDVKLTYDEIQPNTQTKINIDFINPQTQKIQEHIDYSVTVLKDDETVFGPIPLTHTSVGSVKIPIEFNLGEGVYSMDFVVEGILFQPIPPETVSFDIAVGEANAQPISPPENEVNGENGGCLIATATYGSELAPQVQQLRELRDNTILSTKSGTAFMSTFNQFYYSFSPTVADLEREQPIFKEFTKITLTPMLTSLSLLNHANIDSEEEMLGYGISIVLLNIGMYIGVPIFGILKLYQFKKD; this is encoded by the coding sequence ATGAAATATCTATTTGCATTACTGATTATTCCGTTATTACTTGTACCAGCATTTGCTGAATCACAAACACTTCCAACTGAAAAAGGAACATTAGATGTTAAATTAACCTATGACGAAATACAGCCAAACACTCAAACCAAAATTAATATCGATTTTATTAATCCTCAAACACAAAAAATTCAAGAGCATATTGATTACTCGGTAACTGTTTTAAAAGATGATGAAACAGTGTTTGGACCAATACCATTAACACATACCTCAGTAGGTTCTGTAAAGATTCCAATTGAATTCAATCTAGGAGAAGGAGTATATTCTATGGACTTTGTAGTTGAAGGAATTTTGTTCCAACCTATTCCACCTGAGACAGTTTCTTTTGACATTGCAGTTGGCGAGGCCAATGCTCAACCAATTTCACCACCTGAAAACGAAGTCAATGGAGAAAATGGTGGTTGTCTGATTGCAACTGCAACATATGGTTCTGAACTTGCACCACAGGTTCAACAACTAAGAGAACTTCGAGATAATACCATCCTATCAACCAAGTCAGGAACAGCATTTATGAGCACATTCAATCAGTTCTATTATTCATTTTCACCAACAGTTGCAGATCTGGAGCGAGAACAGCCCATATTCAAAGAATTTACGAAAATAACACTTACACCAATGTTAACATCATTATCATTATTGAATCACGCAAACATTGATTCTGAAGAAGAGATGCTAGGATATGGAATCTCTATAGTTTTACTAAATATTGGAATGTACATAGGAGTCCCTATATTTGGAATTCTAAAGTTGTACCAATTCAAAAAAGACTAA
- a CDS encoding peptidase produces MKNQTLFLLFPALLALTFGTVYGHGVGSETFPPEELDGRLVTLEVSSSQSDPNTNDDQQISISLIDFDSKITLRDVTFLIKSQRGEQFLFEQEFKADNGFLVFNFVSEERDSILIEEDNDGNLFGSLLGLDSRLIHVKGPKLSEGGLYKFDVTILTADGYSKKLAKPLVFNAGISIAQTTQYDFVDENFGKQFIEVISYYDEISNFKYDSNSREISFSMPFEWSLSNINQTSVVHQEIVVPKNFGDLLVSGYDIYINHVKISKDVVNIDDFFSEERVVHFIIYQSQLLNVFQYNQNQDGMNFIIKPDRDYTHLSSVTENGQFRILVSWEPENLKSNSDAKIIFDITDIFLKNRPVATNYEFSMTHNDKIIYEQSGVSSDSKEEHNIAEFMIPQDVSGIVYLNFKNLDNNNLAKSTIPIIIDRITNEISIPDWIRNNALWWSEEQIDDNTFIQGIEYLIKNNIIVIPQTQQESSASQEIPPWIRNNAAWWAAGQIDDTTFVQGLEYLIQKGIIRV; encoded by the coding sequence TTGAAAAATCAAACGTTATTCTTACTCTTTCCAGCTCTACTTGCATTAACATTTGGTACTGTATATGGTCATGGAGTTGGCAGTGAAACTTTTCCCCCTGAAGAACTAGACGGTAGACTAGTGACACTGGAGGTTTCTTCCTCTCAAAGTGATCCTAACACAAATGATGATCAACAAATATCAATTTCACTAATTGATTTTGATTCAAAAATTACATTAAGAGATGTAACGTTTTTGATAAAATCACAGCGTGGTGAACAATTTCTTTTTGAACAGGAATTCAAAGCTGATAATGGATTCTTAGTTTTTAATTTTGTATCAGAAGAACGTGATTCTATATTAATTGAAGAGGATAATGATGGAAATCTGTTTGGTTCATTGTTAGGACTGGATAGTAGATTGATTCATGTCAAAGGCCCAAAACTCAGTGAAGGTGGTCTATACAAATTTGATGTCACCATACTTACAGCAGATGGATACTCCAAAAAATTAGCAAAACCTCTAGTTTTCAATGCTGGAATATCTATTGCGCAAACCACTCAATATGATTTTGTTGATGAAAATTTTGGAAAACAATTCATTGAGGTAATCTCATACTATGATGAGATTTCTAATTTCAAGTATGATTCAAATTCAAGAGAAATTAGCTTCTCAATGCCCTTTGAATGGAGTCTATCTAACATTAATCAAACATCTGTAGTTCATCAGGAAATAGTAGTTCCTAAAAATTTTGGTGATTTACTAGTGTCTGGCTATGATATCTACATTAACCATGTTAAAATTTCCAAAGATGTAGTAAACATTGATGATTTTTTCTCTGAAGAACGTGTTGTTCACTTTATTATATATCAAAGTCAACTACTGAATGTTTTTCAATATAATCAAAATCAGGACGGAATGAACTTTATCATTAAACCAGATCGTGATTACACCCATTTAAGCTCAGTCACTGAAAATGGACAGTTTAGAATTCTAGTTTCTTGGGAGCCGGAGAATTTGAAATCTAATTCTGATGCAAAAATAATTTTTGATATTACTGATATTTTCTTAAAGAATAGACCTGTTGCAACAAATTATGAATTTTCAATGACTCATAATGATAAAATCATTTATGAACAAAGTGGAGTTAGTAGTGATTCAAAAGAAGAACATAATATTGCAGAATTTATGATACCACAAGATGTCTCAGGAATTGTATATCTAAATTTTAAAAATTTAGATAACAATAATCTTGCAAAATCAACAATTCCAATAATAATTGATAGAATAACAAATGAAATTTCAATTCCTGATTGGATTAGAAATAATGCATTATGGTGGTCTGAAGAACAAATAGATGATAACACATTCATTCAGGGAATTGAATATTTAATCAAAAATAATATCATTGTAATTCCACAAACACAGCAAGAATCATCAGCATCACAAGAAATCCCACCATGGATTAGAAATAATGCTGCCTGGTGGGCAGCAGGACAAATTGATGACACTACATTTGTTCAAGGATTGGAATATCTGATTCAAAAAGGAATCATTCGTGTCTGA
- a CDS encoding winged helix-turn-helix transcriptional regulator translates to MTDRDFKLQQIIEENPGIQFREIMRSSGLKNGVLSHYLGKLEKNGIIKVIRGPRQARFYPPRITEEESIVIKALRKQTPRDLLLALIKEDGLEFSQLVKEVGKSPSTVSLYLSKIVDDGLVEIKLVRLKKRYYIKAKELIDKLVEDYRPNSIEKPTSGFEDIINSL, encoded by the coding sequence ATGACTGATAGAGATTTCAAATTACAACAAATCATTGAAGAAAATCCTGGAATTCAATTCCGTGAAATAATGCGTTCTTCTGGATTAAAAAATGGTGTACTTAGCCACTATCTTGGAAAATTAGAAAAAAACGGAATCATCAAAGTAATTCGTGGCCCACGCCAAGCAAGATTTTATCCACCTCGAATCACAGAAGAAGAGTCTATTGTAATTAAAGCACTGAGAAAACAAACTCCACGTGACTTGTTACTTGCATTAATCAAAGAAGATGGCTTAGAGTTTAGTCAACTGGTAAAAGAAGTTGGAAAATCACCATCAACTGTTTCATTATATCTCTCAAAAATTGTAGATGATGGATTAGTTGAAATTAAACTAGTTCGACTCAAAAAGAGATATTATATTAAAGCAAAGGAGCTCATAGATAAATTAGTTGAAGACTATAGACCCAACTCAATTGAGAAACCAACATCTGGATTCGAAGATATCATCAACTCTCTCTAA